In one Lolium rigidum isolate FL_2022 chromosome 3, APGP_CSIRO_Lrig_0.1, whole genome shotgun sequence genomic region, the following are encoded:
- the LOC124701109 gene encoding bifunctional fucokinase/fucose pyrophosphorylase-like isoform X2, protein MATKHVLLLHAGGDSKRVPWANPMGKAFLPVPYLAGDNPDGPVPLLFDHILAISASARQAFKNQGGMLIMTGDVLPCFDASDLVLPDDAACIVTVPTTLDVASNHGVVVASKDGTEGGNYSLCLVDNLLQKPTMSELVEAQAFLDDGRPLLDTGIIAVRGKAWQELVALAYSSSQAIIQEIITSRNELSLYEDLVAAWVPTRHEWLRNRPFGRQLIDALGRHKMFSFCSYDFTFLHFGTSAEVLDHLAGTYSTLVGRGHMCWIPEITACDIAATTVILSSKICAGVSIGEGSLVYDSSLSGRVRIGSQSIVVGVNVDELIEDTPPQVISTTCFTLPDRHCLWEVPLVNSMGRVMVYCGLHDNPKVSIKRDGTFCGKPWRNVLEDHKIQDADMWDSSNHDKCLWNARLFPIMSPSEMLNVGMWLMGTGHDPDGEVSCMWRKSQRVSLEELHRSIDYHQLCTDSSKHQADIAAAIAKSCMTNGLLGRNLFQLCEEMLVNNDSSSQVCKELLTYFPSHGDQYSGVLPQSRAYQVKMDLLRASGDLSTASMVEEKVWASVASETSSAVKYGSKEPSTDAMSSSNGNLHPKKAMVELPVRVDFVGGWSDTPPWSLERPGCVLNMAISLEGSLPVGAIIEATEDQHGVLIEDDAERKVYIDDLSSISHPFREADTFRLVKSALVATGILGHRILSKSGLKIRTWANVPRGSGLGTSSILAAAVVKGLFQLMEDDASDDNVARAVLVVEQIMGTGGGWQDQIGGLYPGIKCTESFPEQPLRLQVVPLLASPQLIQELEQRLLVVFTGQVRLAHRVLEKVVTRYLRRDSLLISSIKRLAELANTGREALMNGEMDELGDIMLEAWRLHQELDPFCSNRAVDELFAFAAPYCCGYKLVGAGGGGFALLLARSVSCAGELRRALRESAAFDVKVYDWSVAMPR, encoded by the exons GCTGCTCCACGCCGGCGGGGACAGCAAGCGGGTGCCCTGGGCGAACCCCATGGGGAAGGCCTTCCTGCCTGTGCCCTACTTGGCCGGGGACAACCCCGACGGGCCCGTCCCGCTGCTCTTCGACCACATCCTCGCCATCTCGGCCAGCGCAAGGCAAGCATTCaagaaccaag GTGGAATGCTCATAATGACGGGGgacgtcctcccgtgcttcgacgCCTCGGACCTAGTCCTCCCCGACGACGCCGCGTGCATCGTCACGGTGCCGACGACGCTGGACGTGGCCTCTAACCATGGAGTGGTTGTGGCCTCCAAGGATGGAACCGAGGGGGGGAATTACTCTCTCTGTTTGGTTGATAATCTCCTGCAGAAGCCAACAATGAGTGAGCTTGTGGAGGCCCAGGCCTTTCTAGATGATGGTCGGCCGCTGCTTGACACGGGGATAATAGCTGTGAGGGGTAAAGCATGGCAGGAGCTTGTTGCCCTCGCATACTCATCTAGCCAGGCCATCATTCAGGAGATCATAACTAGCAGAAACGAG ttgagtttatatgaagatcTTGTGGCTGCATGGGTACCAACCAGGCATGAATGGTTGAGGAACCGTCCATTTGGCCGGCAACTCATTGATGCTTTAGGAAGGCACAAGATGTTCAGCTTTTGTTCAT ATGACTTCACTTTTTTGCattttggtacttctgctgaggtTCTAGATCATTTGGCGGGCACATATTCAACACTTGTAGGTCGAGGGCACATGTGTTGGATACCAGAGATAACTGCTTGTGATATTGCTGCTACAACTGTCATTTTATCTAGCAAAATTTGTGCTGGGGTCTCAATTGGAGAGGGTTCGTTGGTTTACGATTCATCACTCTCAGGCAGAGTAAGGATTGGTTCTCAGTCGATTGTGGTTGGGGTGAATGTAGATGAGTTAATCGAGGATACTCCTCCTCAGGTTATTAGTACCACCTGTTTCACATTACCTGATCGGCATTGCCTCTGGGAAGTGCCATTGGTAAACTCCATGGGAAGAGTTATGGTCTACTGCGGTCTTCATGACAATCCAAAAGTTTCTATAAAGAGGGACGGGACATTCTGTGGAAAGCCGTGGAGAAATGTCTTGGAAGATCATAAAATCCAGGATGCGGATATGTGGGACTCATCCAACCATGACAAGTGCTTGTGGAATGCTAGGCTTTTTCCCATCATGTCTCCCTCTGAAATGCTAAATGTAGGCATGTGGCTCATGGGAACAGGACATGACCCAGATGGAGAAGTTAGTTGCATGTGGAGAAAATCACAGAGAGTCAGCTTGGAAGAGCTGCATCGTTCAATTGACTACCATCAGCTTTGCACGGATTCTAGCAAGCATCAAGCAGATATTGCAGCTGCCATAGCTAAAAGTTGCATGACTAATGGCTTACTCGGGCGTAACCTGTTTCAGCTATGTGAGGAAATGTTAGTGAATAATGATTCCAGTTCACAAGTCTGTAAAGAATTACTTACATATTTTCCTAGTCACGGGGATCAGTATTCTGGCGTTCTTCCTCAGAGCAGAGCATACCAGGTCAAAATGGATCTGCTTAGAGCTTCTGGAGATCTTTCTACTGCATCTATGGTTGAAGAGAAAGTATGGGCCTCTGTTGCAAGTGAAACTTCATCGGCTGTAAAATATGGGTCTAAAG AACCATCAACTGATGCAATGAGTTCAAGCAATGGAAACTTGCATCCTAAGAAGGCTATGGTAGAATTACCGGTCCGTGTTGACTTTGTTGGGGGTTGGAGTGATACACCTCCATGGAGCTTGGAGCGTCCAGGTTGTGTTTTGAACATGGCAATAAGCTTGGAAGGAAGCCTTCCAGTTGGAGCTATTATAGAGGCAACAGAAGACCAGCATGGAGTTCTTATTGAAGATGATGCTGAGCGAAAGGTTTATATCGATGATCTGTCATCTATCTCTCACCCATTCCGAGAAGCCGATACATTCCGTCTAGTCAAGTCTGCTCTTGTTGCCACTGGTATCCTTGGCCATAGAATACTGTCAAAGTCAGGCCTAAAGATCAGGACCTGGGCAAATGTTCCTCGTGGAAGTGGTCTAGGCACTTCTAGCATATTAGCAGCTGCTGTAGTTAAGGGTCTATTTCAACTGATGGAAGACGACGCGAGTGATGATAATGTTGCTAGAGCTGTGCTGGTAGTGGAACAAATAATGGGCACGGGCGGTGGGTGGCAAGATCAAATTGGCGGCCTGTAtcctggaatcaagtgcacagagAGCTTTCCAGAACAGCCGTTGCGCCTGCAGGTTGTTCCACTGCTGGCATCTCCTCAGCTGATTCAGGAGTTGGAACAGCGCCTCCTGGTTGTGTTCACTGGCCAA GTGAGGCTCGCCCACCGAGTCCTGGAGAAGGTCGTCACCCGGTACCTCCGGCGCGACAGCCTCCTGATATCCAGCATCAAGAGGCTGGCCGAGCTGGCCAACACCGGGAGAGAAGCCCTGATGAACGGCGAGATGGACGAGCTGGGCGACATAATGCTGGAGGCCTGGAGGCTGCACCAGGAGCTGGACCCGTTCTGCAGCAACAGGGCCGTGGACGAGCTCTTCGCGTTCGCCGCCCCGTACTGCTGCGGGTACAAGCTGGtcggagccggcggcggcggcttcgccCTGCTGCTGGCCAGGAGCGTGAGTTGTGCAGGTGAACTCAGGCGGGCGCTCCGGGAGTCCGCCGCGTTTGATGTCAAGGTGTACGACTGGAGCGTCGCCATGCCCCGATGA
- the LOC124694219 gene encoding cucumber peeling cupredoxin-like yields MASPSALATLAATLAAAVLLLADGCGAAMYKVGGLDAWAPPPASKPDVYVQWGKSLPFKLGDSLFFLYPPSQDSAVQVTAKAFAACDVSDPVLALDDGNSVFNLTAPGRAYFTSSAAGHCRKGQKLSVDVPAADGKLLPPSADDQAALKALAALPPAAAPVEALPSLSDNGDDSAAGTRGVAGAGSAVALAAAAALSLALFL; encoded by the coding sequence ATGGCTAGCCCGTCGGCGCTGGCGACTCTTGCGGCGACTCTGGCGGCGGCAGTGCTGCTGCTGGCCGACGGGTGCGGCGCGGCGATGTACAAGGTGGGGGGGCTGGACGCGTGGGCGCCGCCGCCAGCCTCCAAACCCGACGTGTACGTGCAGTGGGGCAAGTCGCTCCCCTTCAAGCTCGGCgactccctcttcttcctctacccGCCGAGCCAGGACAGCGCGGTGCAGGTCACCGCCAAGGCCTTCGCCGCCTGCGACGTGTCGGACCCGGTGCTGGCGCTCGACGACGGCAACTCCGTCTTCAACCTCACCGCGCCGGGCCGGGCCTACTTCACCAGCTCCGCCGCCGGCCACTGCCGCAAGGGCCAGAAGCTGTCCGTCGACGTGCCCGCGGCCGACGGCAAGCTCCTGCCGCCCTCCGCCGACGACCAGGCCGCGCTCAAGGCCCTCGCGGCgctcccgcccgccgccgcgcccgtcgAGGccctgccctcgctctccgacaaCGGGGACGACTCTGCTGCCGGGACACGGGGGGTCGCCGGCGCCGGATCCGCGGTGGCGCTCGCTGCTGCGGCCGCTCTGTCTCTCGCTCTGTTCCTGTAG
- the LOC124701109 gene encoding bifunctional fucokinase/fucose pyrophosphorylase-like isoform X1, whose translation MLIMTGDVLPCFDASDLVLPDDAACIVTVPTTLDVASNHGVVVASKDGTEGGNYSLCLVDNLLQKPTMSELVEAQAFLDDGRPLLDTGIIAVRGKAWQELVALAYSSSQAIIQEIITSRNELSLYEDLVAAWVPTRHEWLRNRPFGRQLIDALGRHKMFSFCSYDFTFLHFGTSAEVLDHLAGTYSTLVGRGHMCWIPEITACDIAATTVILSSKICAGVSIGEGSLVYDSSLSGRVRIGSQSIVVGVNVDELIEDTPPQVISTTCFTLPDRHCLWEVPLVNSMGRVMVYCGLHDNPKVSIKRDGTFCGKPWRNVLEDHKIQDADMWDSSNHDKCLWNARLFPIMSPSEMLNVGMWLMGTGHDPDGEVSCMWRKSQRVSLEELHRSIDYHQLCTDSSKHQADIAAAIAKSCMTNGLLGRNLFQLCEEMLVNNDSSSQVCKELLTYFPSHGDQYSGVLPQSRAYQVKMDLLRASGDLSTASMVEEKVWASVASETSSAVKYGSKEPSTDAMSSSNGNLHPKKAMVELPVRVDFVGGWSDTPPWSLERPGCVLNMAISLEGSLPVGAIIEATEDQHGVLIEDDAERKVYIDDLSSISHPFREADTFRLVKSALVATGILGHRILSKSGLKIRTWANVPRGSGLGTSSILAAAVVKGLFQLMEDDASDDNVARAVLVVEQIMGTGGGWQDQIGGLYPGIKCTESFPEQPLRLQVVPLLASPQLIQELEQRLLVVFTGQVRLAHRVLEKVVTRYLRRDSLLISSIKRLAELANTGREALMNGEMDELGDIMLEAWRLHQELDPFCSNRAVDELFAFAAPYCCGYKLVGAGGGGFALLLARSVSCAGELRRALRESAAFDVKVYDWSVAMPR comes from the exons ATGCTCATAATGACGGGGgacgtcctcccgtgcttcgacgCCTCGGACCTAGTCCTCCCCGACGACGCCGCGTGCATCGTCACGGTGCCGACGACGCTGGACGTGGCCTCTAACCATGGAGTGGTTGTGGCCTCCAAGGATGGAACCGAGGGGGGGAATTACTCTCTCTGTTTGGTTGATAATCTCCTGCAGAAGCCAACAATGAGTGAGCTTGTGGAGGCCCAGGCCTTTCTAGATGATGGTCGGCCGCTGCTTGACACGGGGATAATAGCTGTGAGGGGTAAAGCATGGCAGGAGCTTGTTGCCCTCGCATACTCATCTAGCCAGGCCATCATTCAGGAGATCATAACTAGCAGAAACGAG ttgagtttatatgaagatcTTGTGGCTGCATGGGTACCAACCAGGCATGAATGGTTGAGGAACCGTCCATTTGGCCGGCAACTCATTGATGCTTTAGGAAGGCACAAGATGTTCAGCTTTTGTTCAT ATGACTTCACTTTTTTGCattttggtacttctgctgaggtTCTAGATCATTTGGCGGGCACATATTCAACACTTGTAGGTCGAGGGCACATGTGTTGGATACCAGAGATAACTGCTTGTGATATTGCTGCTACAACTGTCATTTTATCTAGCAAAATTTGTGCTGGGGTCTCAATTGGAGAGGGTTCGTTGGTTTACGATTCATCACTCTCAGGCAGAGTAAGGATTGGTTCTCAGTCGATTGTGGTTGGGGTGAATGTAGATGAGTTAATCGAGGATACTCCTCCTCAGGTTATTAGTACCACCTGTTTCACATTACCTGATCGGCATTGCCTCTGGGAAGTGCCATTGGTAAACTCCATGGGAAGAGTTATGGTCTACTGCGGTCTTCATGACAATCCAAAAGTTTCTATAAAGAGGGACGGGACATTCTGTGGAAAGCCGTGGAGAAATGTCTTGGAAGATCATAAAATCCAGGATGCGGATATGTGGGACTCATCCAACCATGACAAGTGCTTGTGGAATGCTAGGCTTTTTCCCATCATGTCTCCCTCTGAAATGCTAAATGTAGGCATGTGGCTCATGGGAACAGGACATGACCCAGATGGAGAAGTTAGTTGCATGTGGAGAAAATCACAGAGAGTCAGCTTGGAAGAGCTGCATCGTTCAATTGACTACCATCAGCTTTGCACGGATTCTAGCAAGCATCAAGCAGATATTGCAGCTGCCATAGCTAAAAGTTGCATGACTAATGGCTTACTCGGGCGTAACCTGTTTCAGCTATGTGAGGAAATGTTAGTGAATAATGATTCCAGTTCACAAGTCTGTAAAGAATTACTTACATATTTTCCTAGTCACGGGGATCAGTATTCTGGCGTTCTTCCTCAGAGCAGAGCATACCAGGTCAAAATGGATCTGCTTAGAGCTTCTGGAGATCTTTCTACTGCATCTATGGTTGAAGAGAAAGTATGGGCCTCTGTTGCAAGTGAAACTTCATCGGCTGTAAAATATGGGTCTAAAG AACCATCAACTGATGCAATGAGTTCAAGCAATGGAAACTTGCATCCTAAGAAGGCTATGGTAGAATTACCGGTCCGTGTTGACTTTGTTGGGGGTTGGAGTGATACACCTCCATGGAGCTTGGAGCGTCCAGGTTGTGTTTTGAACATGGCAATAAGCTTGGAAGGAAGCCTTCCAGTTGGAGCTATTATAGAGGCAACAGAAGACCAGCATGGAGTTCTTATTGAAGATGATGCTGAGCGAAAGGTTTATATCGATGATCTGTCATCTATCTCTCACCCATTCCGAGAAGCCGATACATTCCGTCTAGTCAAGTCTGCTCTTGTTGCCACTGGTATCCTTGGCCATAGAATACTGTCAAAGTCAGGCCTAAAGATCAGGACCTGGGCAAATGTTCCTCGTGGAAGTGGTCTAGGCACTTCTAGCATATTAGCAGCTGCTGTAGTTAAGGGTCTATTTCAACTGATGGAAGACGACGCGAGTGATGATAATGTTGCTAGAGCTGTGCTGGTAGTGGAACAAATAATGGGCACGGGCGGTGGGTGGCAAGATCAAATTGGCGGCCTGTAtcctggaatcaagtgcacagagAGCTTTCCAGAACAGCCGTTGCGCCTGCAGGTTGTTCCACTGCTGGCATCTCCTCAGCTGATTCAGGAGTTGGAACAGCGCCTCCTGGTTGTGTTCACTGGCCAA GTGAGGCTCGCCCACCGAGTCCTGGAGAAGGTCGTCACCCGGTACCTCCGGCGCGACAGCCTCCTGATATCCAGCATCAAGAGGCTGGCCGAGCTGGCCAACACCGGGAGAGAAGCCCTGATGAACGGCGAGATGGACGAGCTGGGCGACATAATGCTGGAGGCCTGGAGGCTGCACCAGGAGCTGGACCCGTTCTGCAGCAACAGGGCCGTGGACGAGCTCTTCGCGTTCGCCGCCCCGTACTGCTGCGGGTACAAGCTGGtcggagccggcggcggcggcttcgccCTGCTGCTGGCCAGGAGCGTGAGTTGTGCAGGTGAACTCAGGCGGGCGCTCCGGGAGTCCGCCGCGTTTGATGTCAAGGTGTACGACTGGAGCGTCGCCATGCCCCGATGA